One Cupriavidus necator N-1 DNA window includes the following coding sequences:
- a CDS encoding enoyl-CoA hydratase/isomerase family protein — MTTQQVFCAIESGVATITLDNPPVNVVTLTLSRQLGETLDSLAANDDVRAVILRGAGTKAFCAGSDIGEFTEFELMSPGQVVPKKLKRQNEIFFQLENFPKPTIAAIEGLAFGGGLEIALCCDLIVASEDSRVALPEIKLGVFPSSGGTVRTTRRVGSARAKEMMFFGEPLDAATALSWGLINRVAPAGQAYALAQELCTTLVRRPRQALALCKSIINQSFDLPVREVMDASFAASDKAFSSPECAEGVRAFFAKETPNYEGI; from the coding sequence ATGACTACACAGCAAGTGTTCTGCGCCATCGAGAGCGGCGTCGCCACCATCACTCTGGACAACCCTCCTGTCAACGTCGTAACCCTGACCCTGTCCCGCCAACTTGGGGAGACGCTGGACTCGCTTGCCGCAAATGACGACGTGCGCGCTGTCATTCTGCGAGGTGCCGGTACCAAAGCGTTCTGCGCCGGCTCGGACATTGGTGAGTTCACCGAGTTCGAGCTCATGTCCCCCGGACAGGTGGTACCAAAGAAGCTCAAACGCCAAAACGAGATCTTCTTCCAGCTGGAAAATTTTCCGAAACCGACCATCGCCGCTATTGAAGGCCTCGCCTTCGGTGGCGGATTGGAAATCGCGCTCTGCTGCGACCTCATTGTGGCCTCTGAGGACAGTAGAGTCGCTCTGCCGGAAATCAAGCTTGGTGTCTTCCCCAGCAGCGGCGGCACTGTTCGGACAACCCGCCGCGTCGGCTCGGCACGTGCGAAGGAAATGATGTTCTTCGGCGAGCCGCTGGACGCCGCGACCGCCCTTTCCTGGGGTCTCATCAATCGCGTTGCGCCAGCCGGGCAAGCGTACGCTTTGGCTCAAGAGCTTTGCACGACCCTGGTCCGCCGCCCCCGGCAAGCACTGGCGCTTTGTAAGTCCATCATCAACCAGTCCTTCGACCTGCCGGTACGTGAGGTCATGGACGCGTCTTTCGCCGCCAGCGACAAGGCGTTCAGCTCCCCCGAATGCGCAGAGGGCGTGCGTGCCTTCTTTGCTAAGGAAACACCGAACTACGAAGGCATCTGA